One stretch of Campylobacter sp. CCS1377 DNA includes these proteins:
- a CDS encoding glutathionylspermidine synthase family protein codes for MNLIQVEKLQENYLESIGFSWHTDNDGSAYVSDKLVAVKESEANAYYEAANELYDMFIAAAQEVIDNNRFDELGIPFNLVDAIKMSWENEVHWHLYGRFDLAGGLDGKPIKLIEFNADTPTALFESAILQWAILKQNGMDESAQFNSIYESLMDNFKRLITLDESIEDFEEHYQGWKILFSSVAGNKEEEMTTKLLEHIASEAGFETNFSYVDEVEFSEDGIFKDGVNYEYWFKLIPWEDIAIEEGELAMLLTQIMNNQKAIILNPAYTLLFQSKGILKILWELYPNHPLLLETSNEPLAGKKCVKKPVFGREGANVSIIENNTIIEEKMGPYANNHFIYQEYTEFNKHENEYYQAGVFFAYEGCGLGFRKGGMILDNYSKFVGHIIK; via the coding sequence ATGAATTTAATACAAGTAGAAAAATTACAAGAAAATTATCTTGAAAGTATAGGTTTTTCATGGCACACAGACAATGATGGTAGTGCTTATGTAAGTGATAAATTAGTCGCTGTAAAAGAAAGCGAAGCTAATGCATACTACGAAGCGGCCAATGAACTTTATGATATGTTTATAGCCGCCGCACAAGAAGTAATTGATAATAATCGCTTTGATGAACTTGGCATTCCTTTTAATCTCGTTGATGCAATTAAAATGAGTTGGGAAAATGAAGTGCATTGGCATTTATATGGGCGTTTTGATTTAGCTGGTGGGCTTGATGGAAAACCTATCAAACTCATAGAATTTAACGCAGATACTCCAACAGCTCTTTTTGAAAGTGCTATTTTACAATGGGCCATTTTAAAACAAAACGGTATGGATGAGAGTGCACAATTTAACAGTATTTATGAAAGCTTGATGGATAATTTTAAAAGATTGATCACGCTAGATGAAAGCATAGAAGATTTTGAAGAACATTATCAAGGTTGGAAAATTCTTTTTTCTAGCGTTGCAGGCAACAAAGAAGAAGAAATGACGACAAAACTACTCGAACACATAGCCAGCGAAGCAGGTTTTGAAACCAATTTTTCTTATGTAGATGAAGTAGAATTTAGTGAAGATGGAATTTTTAAAGATGGGGTTAATTATGAATATTGGTTTAAACTCATTCCTTGGGAAGATATTGCCATAGAAGAAGGTGAACTTGCCATGCTTTTAACGCAAATTATGAACAATCAAAAAGCCATTATTTTAAACCCAGCTTATACACTTTTGTTTCAATCTAAGGGAATTTTGAAAATTTTATGGGAACTTTACCCAAATCATCCTTTACTTTTAGAAACAAGCAATGAGCCTTTAGCAGGTAAAAAATGTGTTAAAAAACCTGTTTTTGGTAGAGAAGGTGCAAATGTTAGCATAATTGAAAACAACACCATAATAGAAGAAAAAATGGGACCTTATGCAAATAATCACTTCATCTATCAAGAATACACAGAATTTAATAAACACGAAAATGAATACTACCAAGCGGGTGTTTTCTTTGCTTATGAAGGTTGTGGTTTAGGGTTTAGAAAAGGGGGTATGATTTTGGATAATTATTCCAAATTTGTAGGACATATTATAAAATAA
- a CDS encoding 4Fe-4S binding protein — translation MAVKITDICIACGSCIDECPVGAIVDDANNPENEDRYYVYANKCVECVGHNDQPACASACPTDGCIVWSNVASGQPSRDNIDASMRNGDTPVFA, via the coding sequence ATGGCGGTAAAAATTACAGATATTTGTATAGCCTGTGGTTCTTGTATAGATGAATGTCCTGTGGGTGCTATTGTGGATGATGCAAATAACCCAGAAAATGAAGATAGATATTATGTCTATGCAAACAAATGTGTTGAATGCGTAGGACACAATGATCAACCAGCTTGCGCAAGTGCTTGCCCAACAGATGGCTGTATAGTATGGAGCAATGTAGCTTCAGGACAACCAAGTCGTGATAATATTGATGCAAGTATGAGAAACGGAGATACCCCTGTTTTTGCTTAA
- the ndk gene encoding nucleoside-diphosphate kinase has protein sequence MEKTLSIIKPDAVKKGVIGKILDRFESNGLRIAAMKKVQLTKEQAEGFYAVHKERPFFKDLVEFMISGPVVISVLEGEGAVLKNRDLMGATNPKEAKAGTIRADFAQSIDANAVHGSDSLENAKIEIDFFFKPNEIC, from the coding sequence ATGGAAAAAACTTTGTCTATAATTAAACCAGACGCTGTTAAAAAAGGTGTTATAGGTAAAATTCTAGATCGTTTTGAAAGCAATGGTTTAAGAATTGCAGCTATGAAAAAAGTTCAGCTTACAAAAGAACAAGCAGAAGGCTTTTACGCTGTGCACAAAGAGAGACCTTTTTTTAAAGATTTAGTTGAATTTATGATTAGCGGACCTGTTGTAATTTCTGTTTTAGAAGGTGAAGGTGCTGTTCTTAAAAATAGAGATTTAATGGGGGCAACTAATCCAAAAGAAGCAAAAGCAGGAACAATCAGAGCAGATTTTGCCCAAAGCATTGATGCAAATGCTGTTCATGGTAGCGATAGTTTAGAAAATGCTAAAATCGAAATTGACTTTTTCTTTAAACCAAATGAAATTTGTTAA
- a CDS encoding UPF0323 family lipoprotein, with amino-acid sequence MKKIKKIIQIGMISGVAAVASGVLVGCGSNENNDTLSQVAQTQGAFVIIEETAPGQYKIKEQFPSNETRVVLQDLNGTERVLTKEEMDALIKEEAAKIDNGTSNLTKDNAQVSSGGLSLGETLLASAAGAILGSWIGSKLFNNQNFANQQRGAFSNQSAYQRSVNSFNKAGSTTPRTSTTKSGFFGGGSKATSSSSSFGS; translated from the coding sequence ATGAAAAAAATTAAAAAAATCATTCAAATTGGTATGATAAGCGGAGTAGCAGCAGTTGCAAGCGGTGTGTTAGTAGGCTGTGGTAGCAATGAAAACAACGACACACTAAGTCAAGTAGCCCAAACACAAGGTGCTTTTGTTATTATCGAAGAAACCGCACCAGGACAATATAAAATAAAAGAGCAATTCCCAAGCAACGAAACAAGAGTAGTTTTACAAGATCTCAATGGCACAGAAAGGGTTTTAACTAAAGAAGAAATGGATGCCCTTATTAAAGAAGAGGCTGCAAAAATCGACAATGGAACTTCAAATTTAACCAAAGATAATGCACAAGTTAGTAGTGGAGGTCTTTCTTTGGGTGAAACCTTGCTTGCAAGTGCAGCGGGTGCAATTTTGGGAAGTTGGATAGGTTCTAAACTCTTTAATAATCAAAATTTTGCAAATCAACAACGCGGGGCATTTTCAAACCAAAGCGCCTATCAAAGAAGCGTAAATAGCTTTAACAAAGCAGGAAGCACAACGCCTAGAACAAGCACTACAAAATCAGGCTTTTTTGGTGGCGGTTCTAAAGCTACAAGTTCAAGCTCATCTTTTGGTTCTTAA
- the flhB gene encoding flagellar biosynthesis protein FlhB — translation MAADDQEKTEEPTSKKIEDARKEGNVPKSQDAAAVITLIVAIVVVLFLIGFLGNRIENLYRYYQNFIGVEFDIRILQSIMIKTMFELIIMLFPIVISIMIAGIVGNVMQFGFIFTTKPITPNLGKINPLKGLQNLFSLKKLIESVKITLKVGVVFIIAFIFLLQFMKELPKVELYNIASQMIWLRDKAIILATIVIIAFLIISILDVFLVRFQYFKSLRMSKQEIKDEYKQMEGDPQVKARIRRLQMEAARRRMVQDVAMADVVITNPTHYAVAIRYDNTKENAPKVLAKGVDFLALRIKEIAYQNNVLVYENPPLARELYKLCDVGDLIPRELFKAVAEVLSFVYTSNRQKFASRLQ, via the coding sequence ATGGCGGCAGATGATCAAGAAAAAACAGAAGAGCCCACGAGTAAAAAGATAGAGGATGCTAGAAAAGAAGGCAATGTTCCTAAAAGTCAAGATGCGGCTGCTGTTATAACTTTGATTGTAGCTATTGTGGTTGTTTTGTTTTTGATAGGATTTTTGGGTAATAGAATTGAAAATTTATATAGGTATTATCAAAATTTTATCGGAGTTGAATTTGATATAAGAATTTTACAATCTATAATGATTAAAACAATGTTTGAGCTTATTATTATGCTTTTTCCTATTGTTATCAGTATTATGATAGCTGGAATTGTAGGCAATGTAATGCAGTTTGGCTTTATCTTTACCACAAAGCCTATTACTCCAAATTTGGGAAAGATTAATCCTTTAAAAGGTTTGCAAAACTTATTTTCCTTGAAAAAATTAATAGAATCTGTAAAAATTACTTTAAAAGTTGGAGTTGTTTTTATTATAGCTTTTATTTTTTTATTACAATTTATGAAAGAACTTCCTAAAGTCGAACTTTACAATATTGCTTCGCAAATGATATGGCTTAGAGATAAGGCGATTATTTTGGCTACTATTGTAATCATTGCATTTTTAATTATCAGCATTTTAGATGTTTTTTTAGTGCGTTTTCAGTATTTTAAAAGTTTACGTATGAGTAAGCAAGAAATTAAGGATGAGTATAAACAAATGGAGGGAGATCCCCAAGTTAAAGCTCGAATTCGTCGCCTCCAAATGGAAGCTGCAAGGCGTAGGATGGTGCAAGATGTTGCAATGGCTGATGTGGTGATCACTAATCCTACACATTATGCAGTAGCAATTCGTTATGATAATACCAAAGAAAATGCACCAAAGGTATTAGCAAAAGGAGTTGATTTTTTAGCACTTCGCATTAAAGAGATTGCATATCAAAATAATGTTTTGGTATATGAAAATCCTCCATTAGCAAGAGAGCTTTATAAACTTTGTGATGTGGGAGATTTAATCCCTAGGGAGCTTTTTAAGGCTGTAGCTGAAGTGTTAAGTTTTGTTTACACTTCAAATCGCCAAAAATTTGCAAGTCGCCTTCAATAA
- a CDS encoding ATP-binding protein: protein MEKLKEFLDSKNIKTSQIFKELECNENEALILQELCKNHVGANYNVNTFSLLVGIFGQAQYKYLDHLKDLKHLIDLGYVTQNTNIFKNNEFGKMQSSILNLLQNDIGLSEHFLQFLENKPLFNMSKTGAYEDYLDYLKDEFNRIELYQKLSFLNSSKTNKELKNQIKNYEQHIKERLKSSKFSNVLTEIFKENNLNLKEQIIFLALLKEEYTISGENSNAREMNSLLLLVSEGEFERLKNKNLLDENSKLIERNLVDYDEYLNPFGEITKSFFLSDEVLQRIVNFKEPKENKKIQLKNALKEQDIFELIEPNTDINDVIMPQKTKELLQNILKQQNKQVLERLSKWGIKTNKNIEAKIIFYGPAGTGKTMSALSMAKSMKKAVLSFDCSKILSKYVGESEQNVRKIFDTYKEIAQNCKQSPILLLNEADQFLSTRVESSSGADKMHNQMQNIFLEQIEKFSGVIIATTNFLESLDSAFSRRFDYKIEFKKPNFKERLLIWEKALPKNAEFDKKFDKNILANYELSGAQIIMVVKNTALKVAISKDGIFKMTDFLEFIQKELNSSFDTVKTVGFNA, encoded by the coding sequence ATGGAAAAATTAAAAGAATTTTTAGACAGCAAAAATATCAAAACAAGCCAAATTTTTAAAGAGTTAGAATGTAATGAAAACGAGGCTTTAATCTTGCAAGAGCTTTGCAAAAATCATGTTGGGGCAAATTATAATGTTAATACCTTTAGCTTGCTGGTAGGAATTTTTGGGCAAGCACAATACAAATATTTAGATCATCTAAAGGACTTAAAACACTTAATAGATCTTGGCTATGTTACACAAAATACAAATATTTTTAAAAATAATGAATTTGGAAAAATGCAGAGCTCTATTTTAAATTTATTGCAAAACGATATTGGCTTAAGCGAGCATTTTTTACAATTTCTAGAAAACAAACCTTTGTTTAATATGTCCAAAACCGGAGCTTATGAAGATTATTTAGATTATTTAAAAGATGAATTTAACCGCATTGAATTATATCAAAAATTAAGTTTTCTAAATTCAAGCAAAACCAATAAAGAATTAAAAAATCAAATCAAAAACTACGAACAACACATTAAAGAAAGATTAAAATCAAGCAAATTTTCCAATGTTTTAACAGAAATTTTCAAAGAAAACAATTTAAATCTTAAAGAACAAATTATCTTTTTAGCACTTTTAAAAGAAGAATACACCATCAGTGGTGAAAATTCAAACGCAAGAGAGATGAATTCTTTGTTGCTTTTGGTGAGTGAAGGCGAATTTGAAAGATTGAAAAATAAAAATTTATTGGATGAAAACTCGAAACTTATTGAAAGAAATTTGGTTGATTATGATGAATATTTAAATCCTTTCGGAGAAATTACTAAAAGTTTTTTTCTAAGTGATGAAGTTTTACAAAGAATTGTTAATTTTAAAGAACCAAAAGAAAACAAAAAAATTCAGCTTAAAAATGCTTTAAAAGAACAAGATATATTTGAACTTATAGAGCCAAACACGGATATTAACGATGTAATAATGCCACAAAAAACAAAAGAACTTTTGCAAAATATTTTAAAACAACAAAACAAACAAGTCTTAGAACGCTTAAGTAAGTGGGGTATTAAAACAAATAAAAATATTGAAGCAAAAATCATTTTTTATGGCCCTGCAGGGACTGGAAAAACAATGTCTGCACTCAGCATGGCAAAATCAATGAAAAAAGCTGTTTTAAGCTTTGATTGTTCCAAAATTTTAAGCAAATATGTAGGCGAGAGCGAGCAAAATGTGCGAAAAATTTTCGACACTTATAAGGAAATTGCACAAAATTGCAAACAAAGTCCTATTTTGCTTTTAAATGAAGCAGATCAATTTTTAAGCACGCGTGTTGAAAGTAGCTCGGGTGCTGATAAAATGCACAATCAAATGCAAAATATTTTTTTAGAACAAATTGAAAAATTCAGTGGAGTAATCATCGCCACTACTAATTTTTTAGAAAGCTTAGATAGTGCTTTTTCAAGGCGTTTTGACTATAAAATAGAATTTAAAAAGCCTAATTTTAAAGAGAGATTATTAATATGGGAAAAAGCTTTACCGAAAAACGCAGAATTTGATAAAAAATTTGATAAAAATATCTTAGCAAATTATGAGTTAAGCGGGGCGCAAATTATTATGGTGGTTAAAAATACAGCCTTAAAAGTAGCCATATCTAAAGATGGAATTTTCAAAATGACTGATTTTTTAGAATTCATACAAAAAGAGTTAAACTCAAGTTTTGATACCGTCAAAACCGTAGGCTTTAATGCATAA
- a CDS encoding YajQ family cyclic di-GMP-binding protein: MANEHSFDISGEINKQELKNALEQAKKELDGRYDLKGIKNEIDLNEKESVFKLCSSSEGKLDVLKDIIISKLIKRGINPAGIKELSRESGAMFRLNLKINDTIDSENAKKINKAIKDSKLKVTSSIRGEEIRVVAKQIDDLQSVMKLVKELNLELNISFKNLK; the protein is encoded by the coding sequence ATGGCAAATGAACATAGTTTTGATATAAGCGGAGAAATTAATAAACAAGAATTAAAAAATGCCTTAGAACAAGCTAAAAAAGAGCTTGATGGTCGCTACGATCTTAAAGGTATTAAAAATGAAATTGATTTAAATGAAAAGGAAAGTGTATTTAAGCTATGTTCTTCAAGCGAAGGAAAACTTGATGTTTTAAAAGATATTATCATTTCAAAACTCATCAAAAGAGGCATAAATCCTGCAGGCATTAAAGAGCTTTCTCGCGAAAGTGGCGCAATGTTTCGTTTAAATTTAAAAATCAACGATACAATTGATAGCGAAAATGCTAAAAAAATCAATAAAGCCATCAAAGACAGCAAGCTAAAAGTAACTTCAAGTATTCGTGGAGAAGAAATTCGCGTGGTTGCAAAGCAAATTGATGATCTTCAAAGCGTGATGAAGCTTGTCAAAGAGTTAAATTTAGAACTAAATATTAGTTTTAAAAATTTAAAATAA
- the motB gene encoding flagellar motor protein MotB, with translation MSKKRKQHQCPAGERWAVPYADFLSLLLALFIALWAISESNPAKVEALKTEFIKIFDFTPSQTIEQETQNQKQYKGAATKPKDELEALKLLITTQQETIAKLKAALDQSENQIALNLPARVEFARGSADIVSNDVNDFLKRMVEVTLKLPTQVQIEIRGYTDNSDSALKSYNLAYQRAQKVAEYFINGGVNVKNISLKSFGVNQPLNNDPQSTENNRVEIYYKIDTEDTQTQKSVLEIIKNFNQKNTD, from the coding sequence ATGAGCAAAAAACGCAAACAACATCAATGTCCAGCTGGAGAAAGATGGGCGGTACCTTATGCAGACTTTTTAAGTTTACTTTTAGCACTTTTTATTGCTCTTTGGGCAATTTCTGAAAGCAATCCTGCGAAAGTTGAAGCATTAAAAACTGAATTTATTAAAATTTTTGACTTCACTCCCTCTCAAACCATAGAACAAGAAACTCAAAACCAAAAACAATATAAAGGTGCAGCAACAAAACCAAAAGATGAACTAGAAGCCCTAAAACTTCTTATAACAACCCAACAAGAAACCATAGCTAAACTTAAAGCTGCTTTAGACCAATCTGAAAATCAAATAGCCCTTAATTTGCCAGCGAGAGTAGAATTTGCCAGAGGCAGTGCTGATATTGTTTCTAATGATGTTAATGATTTCCTTAAAAGAATGGTTGAAGTGACCCTTAAACTTCCCACTCAAGTTCAAATCGAAATTCGTGGATATACAGATAATAGCGATAGTGCGTTAAAAAGTTACAATTTAGCTTATCAAAGAGCACAAAAAGTAGCTGAGTATTTTATCAATGGTGGTGTCAATGTTAAAAATATTAGCCTCAAAAGTTTTGGAGTAAATCAACCTCTAAATAATGATCCACAATCCACGGAAAACAACAGAGTTGAAATTTACTATAAAATAGATACAGAAGATACTCAAACTCAAAAATCTGTACTTGAAATTATTAAAAATTTTAATCAAAAAAACACCGATTAA
- a CDS encoding D-2-hydroxyacid dehydrogenase: protein MKIVCLDAATLGGSDLSAFSTLGEFIKYDLTPKEEVISRIGDAEVIMINKIIIDKEVIDACNFKLILETGTGVNNIDVAYAEQKGIIVKNAAGYSTKSVVQHTFALLFAFLSQIPFYKTWCEQGQWCNSPIFTDYSRILHTLAGKKHGIIGLGTIGEEVAKISTMFGANICYYSTSGKNNNSTFKQVSLEEMLTTCDIISIHAPLNDKTKNLLTLKKLKLLKDNAILINVGRGGIINEADLAQILDEKNIRVGLDVLEFEPMKKDHPLLSIKNKENLIITPHVAWASVESLENLIDIVFNNLKTWIENGK, encoded by the coding sequence ATGAAAATTGTATGCTTAGATGCAGCAACTTTAGGCGGAAGTGACTTATCTGCCTTTTCCACCTTGGGTGAATTTATAAAATATGATTTAACACCAAAAGAAGAAGTGATTTCTAGGATAGGTGATGCAGAAGTTATTATGATCAACAAAATCATCATTGACAAAGAAGTGATTGATGCTTGCAATTTTAAACTCATCCTTGAAACAGGCACTGGAGTAAATAATATCGATGTCGCTTACGCAGAACAAAAAGGCATCATAGTAAAAAATGCTGCTGGATATTCAACTAAAAGCGTTGTGCAACATACCTTTGCTTTGCTTTTTGCCTTTTTAAGTCAAATTCCTTTTTATAAAACTTGGTGCGAGCAAGGACAATGGTGCAATAGTCCTATATTTACAGATTATAGCAGAATTCTTCATACTCTAGCAGGAAAAAAACACGGCATTATAGGGCTTGGCACCATAGGCGAAGAAGTGGCTAAAATTTCTACTATGTTTGGTGCAAATATTTGTTATTACTCCACTTCAGGAAAAAATAACAACTCTACTTTCAAGCAAGTTAGCCTAGAAGAAATGCTTACAACTTGTGATATTATAAGCATTCACGCACCTTTAAACGATAAAACAAAAAATTTACTTACTTTAAAAAAGCTAAAACTCCTAAAAGATAATGCCATTTTAATCAATGTTGGCAGAGGTGGGATCATCAACGAGGCAGATTTGGCTCAAATTTTAGATGAAAAAAACATACGCGTAGGGCTTGATGTTTTAGAATTTGAACCCATGAAAAAAGATCATCCACTCTTAAGCATCAAAAACAAAGAAAACCTTATCATTACTCCGCATGTGGCTTGGGCAAGTGTCGAATCTTTAGAAAATTTAATCGATATTGTATTTAATAATCTTAAAACTTGGATAGAAAATGGCAAATGA
- a CDS encoding beta-ketoacyl-ACP synthase III: MKSNNSIPKKASLKSIAAYVPEKILSNQDLEKLVDTTDEWIQRRTGIQERRIAQDYENASDLGTKAAIKALQRANLKPSDIDAIIVATLSPDYFTMPSTACKIAANLGLKNITAFDISAACSGFIYLLELAKAMVESGAKKNVLIVGAEKASSIMDYSDRSICILFGDGAGAGVVSLDTQNPIIDVHTASDGKFGDLLMTERSSSSNICSSLAMKMKGNEVFKVAVQTLSNDVVEILSKNQILASDIDLFIPHQANLRIIKAVQEKLNLSDEKCVVTVQKYGNTSAASIPMAMNEAYEEGRLKKGDLILLDAFGGGFTWGSALLRFGGENFSSLQ; encoded by the coding sequence ATGAAATCAAACAACTCAATTCCTAAAAAAGCTTCTCTTAAGAGTATAGCAGCATATGTGCCCGAAAAAATCTTAAGCAATCAAGATTTAGAAAAACTTGTCGATACAACAGATGAATGGATACAAAGACGCACAGGAATTCAAGAAAGACGCATTGCTCAAGATTATGAAAATGCAAGTGATTTAGGGACAAAAGCCGCCATTAAAGCCTTACAAAGAGCAAATTTGAAACCAAGTGATATTGATGCTATCATTGTAGCAACGCTTAGCCCTGATTATTTCACTATGCCTTCAACCGCATGCAAAATCGCTGCAAATTTGGGACTTAAAAATATTACAGCATTTGACATTTCAGCTGCTTGCTCAGGTTTTATTTATTTGCTTGAATTAGCAAAAGCTATGGTTGAAAGTGGTGCAAAAAAAAATGTTTTAATCGTAGGTGCAGAAAAAGCAAGTTCAATTATGGATTACAGCGATAGAAGCATTTGTATACTCTTTGGAGATGGTGCTGGTGCAGGAGTAGTAAGCCTAGATACTCAAAATCCTATCATCGATGTGCATACAGCAAGTGATGGAAAATTTGGCGATTTATTAATGACAGAACGCTCATCAAGTTCGAATATTTGTTCCAGTCTAGCAATGAAAATGAAGGGCAACGAAGTTTTTAAGGTAGCCGTGCAAACCCTTAGCAATGATGTAGTTGAAATTCTAAGCAAAAATCAAATTTTAGCATCAGATATCGATCTTTTTATCCCACATCAAGCCAATTTACGCATCATTAAAGCCGTACAAGAAAAACTAAATTTAAGTGATGAAAAATGCGTTGTAACTGTACAAAAATATGGCAATACATCAGCAGCTTCCATTCCTATGGCAATGAATGAAGCCTATGAGGAAGGAAGACTTAAAAAAGGCGATTTAATTTTACTTGATGCTTTTGGCGGAGGATTTACTTGGGGCTCAGCCTTATTGAGATTTGGCGGAGAAAATTTTTCATCATTACAATAA
- the rpmF gene encoding 50S ribosomal protein L32, translating to MAVPKRRVSKTRAAKRRTHYKVSLPMPIKDKDGSYKMPHRANPTTKEY from the coding sequence ATGGCAGTACCTAAGAGAAGAGTAAGTAAAACTCGTGCAGCAAAAAGAAGAACTCATTACAAAGTTAGCCTTCCTATGCCTATAAAAGATAAAGATGGAAGCTATAAAATGCCACATCGTGCCAATCCTACAACTAAGGAATATTAA
- a CDS encoding peroxiredoxin: MVVTKKALDFTAPAVLGNNEIVEDFNLYKNIGPKGAVVFFYPKDFTFVCPSEIIAFDKRYQEFKNRGIEVIGVSCDNEFSHFAWKNTPVNQGGIGNVQFPLVADLTKQIARNFDVLFGEAVALRGSFLLDADGTIRHAVVNDLPLGRNIDEMIRMVDTMLFTNEHGEVCPAGWNKGDAGMKANPKGVAEYLNQNVSKL; this comes from the coding sequence ATGGTAGTAACTAAAAAAGCTTTGGATTTTACAGCACCAGCTGTATTAGGAAACAATGAAATAGTTGAAGATTTTAATCTTTATAAAAATATAGGCCCAAAAGGTGCAGTTGTATTTTTCTATCCAAAAGATTTTACTTTTGTTTGTCCTTCAGAGATTATTGCTTTTGATAAAAGATACCAAGAATTTAAAAATAGAGGCATTGAAGTTATTGGTGTATCTTGCGATAATGAATTTTCACATTTTGCTTGGAAAAATACTCCAGTGAATCAAGGTGGCATTGGTAATGTTCAATTCCCATTGGTTGCAGATTTAACAAAACAAATCGCTAGAAATTTTGATGTATTATTTGGCGAAGCTGTTGCGTTAAGAGGTTCGTTCTTATTAGATGCTGATGGAACAATCCGCCATGCAGTAGTGAATGACTTACCACTTGGTAGAAATATCGATGAAATGATTAGAATGGTAGATACTATGCTTTTCACAAATGAGCATGGTGAAGTATGTCCAGCAGGTTGGAATAAAGGTGATGCTGGTATGAAAGCAAATCCTAAAGGTGTAGCGGAATATTTAAATCAAAATGTTTCTAAACTTTAA
- the rpsU gene encoding 30S ribosomal protein S21, protein MPGIKVHPNESFDEAYRKFKKQVDRNLIVTEVRARRFFEPMTEIRKKQKISARKKMLKRLYMLRRYESRL, encoded by the coding sequence GTGCCAGGAATCAAGGTGCATCCTAACGAGTCTTTTGATGAAGCGTATCGCAAATTCAAAAAACAAGTGGATAGAAATCTAATTGTAACTGAAGTTAGAGCAAGAAGATTTTTTGAGCCTATGACTGAAATTCGCAAAAAACAAAAAATTTCAGCACGCAAAAAAATGCTTAAAAGACTTTATATGCTTAGACGCTACGAGTCAAGACTCTAA
- the plsX gene encoding phosphate acyltransferase PlsX: MINIAIDAMGGDFGEKPIIDGVIQALQSEEFNAILVGNSEILKPLIPKELQKFITYEEANEVFSMEENATDVLKRKETSIYKAIELIKNQQAHAVVSAGHSGASMSLATLKIGRIEGVLRPAIATLMPNIKGKTLVLDVGANVDCKSEHLLQFALMGEAYAKEVMGISKPRVALLSNGEEECKGNELTKETHRLLKNMHNFIGNAEGRDIFNGNIDVLVCDGFSGNIILKSCEGVAGAIVKMLKIEIKKSFLSTLGALLMKKAFINLKKQIDWQEYGGAPLLGVDGCMIISHGKSDARAIKNAIFQAIKFSKSNINKVIENEIKQLNS; this comes from the coding sequence ATGATAAACATTGCTATTGATGCAATGGGTGGTGATTTTGGAGAAAAACCTATTATAGATGGTGTTATACAAGCTTTACAATCTGAAGAATTTAACGCTATTTTAGTAGGTAACTCTGAAATTTTAAAACCCTTAATACCAAAAGAATTACAAAAATTTATTACCTATGAAGAAGCTAATGAAGTTTTTTCTATGGAAGAAAACGCAACAGATGTTCTAAAACGCAAAGAAACTTCAATATACAAAGCTATTGAACTCATCAAAAATCAACAAGCTCATGCTGTTGTTTCTGCTGGACATAGTGGGGCTAGTATGTCTCTTGCCACTTTAAAAATCGGTAGAATTGAAGGAGTATTAAGACCGGCCATAGCTACATTAATGCCAAACATTAAAGGAAAAACATTGGTTTTGGATGTTGGAGCTAATGTAGATTGCAAAAGCGAACATTTATTGCAATTTGCTCTTATGGGCGAAGCTTATGCGAAAGAAGTAATGGGTATAAGCAAACCGCGTGTTGCCCTACTCTCAAATGGGGAAGAAGAATGCAAGGGTAATGAGCTTACAAAAGAAACCCATCGGCTGTTAAAAAATATGCACAATTTTATCGGAAATGCTGAAGGTAGAGATATTTTTAATGGCAATATTGATGTTTTAGTCTGTGATGGTTTTAGTGGAAATATCATCTTAAAATCTTGCGAAGGCGTAGCAGGAGCCATAGTTAAAATGCTAAAAATAGAAATTAAAAAATCTTTTTTAAGTACACTTGGGGCTTTATTGATGAAAAAAGCATTTATAAATCTTAAAAAACAAATTGATTGGCAAGAATATGGTGGAGCACCCCTATTAGGTGTTGACGGTTGCATGATTATAAGCCACGGAAAGAGTGACGCAAGAGCCATTAAAAATGCCATCTTTCAAGCCATTAAATTCAGTAAATCTAATATAAATAAAGTTATAGAAAATGAAATCAAACAACTCAATTCCTAA